A single Sulfurimonas aquatica DNA region contains:
- a CDS encoding VOC family protein, whose translation MRNSSNVFHLAIPCKDLDETFHFYIVKLGCKLARRYNDRITIDFFGDQVVCHLSPENIDKDPQMYPRHFGVTFFEKKDYDNVLKLAKERELTFFHDEFIRFKGQVEEHLTFFLKDPSNNILEFKYYYDHRMMY comes from the coding sequence ATGAGAAATAGTAGTAATGTATTTCATCTGGCAATACCATGCAAAGATCTAGATGAAACATTCCATTTTTATATCGTAAAGCTTGGTTGTAAATTAGCACGAAGGTATAATGATAGAATAACTATTGACTTTTTTGGAGATCAGGTTGTATGCCATTTATCTCCTGAAAATATTGATAAAGATCCTCAGATGTATCCTAGGCATTTTGGAGTTACCTTTTTTGAAAAAAAAGATTACGATAATGTATTGAAACTTGCAAAAGAAAGGGAATTAACATTTTTTCATGATGAGTTTATTAGATTCAAAGGTCAAGTAGAAGAACATTTAACATTTTTTTTAAAAGATCCTTCAAATAACATTTTAGAATTTAAATACTATTACGATCATCGAATGATGTATTAA
- a CDS encoding acyltransferase, which translates to MRYIDKDAFVSKNAKIIGNGSLHIEAHAVIEDNVLIDLGQGGTIRIGYRSKLKYGCVLRSYDGKITIHDRSTIGEYSILAGHGGLIIGNAVIIAGHSYISAAGHIFSGMNDHIRFQGEIAKGIQIDDGVWIGARCVILDGTQLGENSIIGAGSIVTKSLNSNMVCYGSPCREVYDRYIKEEIV; encoded by the coding sequence ATGAGATATATAGATAAAGATGCTTTTGTATCAAAGAATGCGAAAATTATTGGTAATGGTTCCTTACATATAGAAGCACATGCCGTAATAGAAGACAATGTTTTAATTGACTTAGGTCAAGGAGGAACGATACGAATAGGATATCGATCTAAATTAAAATATGGTTGTGTGTTAAGATCCTATGATGGAAAGATAACTATACATGACAGATCCACTATTGGAGAGTACTCTATTTTAGCTGGGCACGGAGGATTAATAATTGGTAATGCAGTAATAATTGCAGGCCATTCCTATATCTCTGCCGCAGGACATATTTTTTCAGGCATGAATGACCATATAAGATTTCAAGGTGAGATTGCGAAAGGAATACAAATCGATGATGGAGTATGGATAGGAGCTCGTTGTGTAATTTTAGATGGTACTCAACTTGGTGAGAATTCTATTATTGGAGCAGGTTCAATAGTTACTAAAAGTCTTAACAGTAATATGGTTTGCTACGGGAGTCCATGTCGTGAAGTATATGATCGTTATATAAAAGAGGAGATAGTATGA
- a CDS encoding AAC(3) family N-acetyltransferase, translating to MRVSTNSLISLHIDIIGFFYYPVEKEPNCSINDMITKKLESFGKVLCEVENRGGNIIIPTFSHSYNTDELKTYDYLNSPSVVGHATEYLRSMFPYKRTIDPMFSYLVFSKNKKLHHFNFINKYNSMGEGSLIEELLRNNGSLMSIGNVLKRMTEAHYLERKIEVYYRHDVNIQGIFLDEKQKFYEQIVTIYGRHSGLVSDFTVILEDLKLENKYFTYNIGNFKLDSIRFNDLFTLMQKKYKEDKEYFVCTVEEKYKKDRN from the coding sequence GTGCGAGTTAGTACTAACTCGTTGATTTCGCTTCATATAGATATTATTGGTTTTTTCTATTATCCAGTAGAGAAAGAACCTAACTGCTCAATTAATGATATGATTACAAAAAAACTTGAATCCTTTGGCAAAGTGTTATGTGAAGTAGAAAACCGTGGCGGTAATATAATTATTCCAACTTTTTCACATAGCTATAATACCGATGAACTTAAAACATATGATTACTTAAATAGCCCATCCGTTGTTGGTCATGCCACTGAATATCTTAGAAGTATGTTTCCTTATAAACGTACAATTGACCCTATGTTTTCATACCTTGTTTTTAGTAAAAATAAAAAACTTCATCACTTCAATTTTATAAATAAATATAACTCTATGGGAGAAGGTTCCTTAATTGAAGAACTTTTAAGAAATAATGGTTCTCTTATGAGTATAGGCAATGTTTTGAAACGTATGACAGAAGCACACTATCTAGAAAGAAAAATAGAAGTCTATTACAGACATGATGTTAATATACAGGGAATTTTTTTAGATGAAAAGCAAAAATTTTACGAACAGATTGTAACTATTTATGGACGGCATAGTGGATTAGTGTCTGACTTCACAGTAATTTTAGAAGATCTAAAGCTTGAGAATAAGTATTTTACATATAATATCGGAAATTTTAAATTAGATAGTATTAGATTCAATGATCTTTTTACACTAATGCAAAAAAAATACAAGGAAGATAAAGAATATTTTGTCTGTACCGTCGAAGAGAAATATAAAAAAGATAGAAATTAA
- a CDS encoding SPASM domain-containing protein: MKYCSRPWTHMYVGPDGVVKNCSWIKFPEGNLGNLVDSSVEELWNGDMIKNIRDSIEDGSYKYCDEESCPLLGNDSLPDLSSEELKNAVKKDSLNNFPIEFNMAYDYVCNHACPTCRDTVFKSDKVYTNKIDKIENELLPYLDNAILIMASGNGDLFSSKSMLNMLGAAQPKNKDCVILLETNGALIESKWDKIKHLEDYQIHAVVTPNSYEEETYTLLTGGIASYQTTMDSLKFLAKLRLENKVSKIKLNMVVQDTNFREIPSFVDRSINEFNADIVQLKPVLRWWRLSEDDADYNRRNVRSPLHPSHKEFIDVINDPICKNPKVYHWNGENFEN; encoded by the coding sequence ATGAAATACTGTTCTAGACCTTGGACTCATATGTATGTAGGACCAGATGGAGTTGTAAAAAACTGTTCTTGGATAAAATTTCCAGAAGGTAATTTGGGCAACCTAGTCGATTCATCGGTAGAAGAATTATGGAATGGCGATATGATCAAAAACATCAGAGATTCCATAGAAGATGGTAGTTATAAATATTGTGATGAAGAATCTTGCCCTCTATTAGGTAATGATAGTCTACCAGATTTAAGTAGTGAAGAACTAAAAAATGCTGTAAAAAAAGATTCACTAAATAATTTCCCTATTGAATTCAATATGGCCTATGACTATGTATGTAATCATGCATGTCCTACTTGCAGAGATACCGTATTTAAATCAGATAAAGTGTATACAAATAAAATTGACAAGATAGAAAATGAACTATTACCATACTTGGACAATGCAATCTTAATTATGGCATCGGGAAATGGTGATCTTTTTTCTAGTAAAAGTATGCTTAATATGTTAGGTGCAGCTCAACCTAAAAATAAGGATTGTGTTATTTTGCTTGAAACAAATGGTGCTCTTATAGAAAGTAAATGGGATAAAATTAAGCATCTAGAAGATTATCAAATACATGCTGTCGTAACTCCAAATAGCTATGAGGAAGAAACTTACACATTACTTACTGGAGGCATAGCAAGCTACCAAACTACCATGGATTCTTTAAAGTTTTTAGCAAAATTACGTTTAGAAAACAAAGTAAGTAAAATTAAACTCAATATGGTTGTTCAAGATACAAATTTCAGAGAGATACCAAGTTTCGTAGATAGAAGTATTAATGAGTTTAATGCTGACATTGTACAGCTTAAACCAGTATTACGTTGGTGGAGGTTATCTGAAGATGATGCTGACTACAATAGACGAAATGTACGAAGTCCACTACATCCGTCTCATAAAGAATTTATCGATGTAATTAATGATCCTATTTGTAAAAATCCAAAAGTATATCATTGGAATGGAGAAAATTTTGAAAATTAA
- the nagA gene encoding N-acetylglucosamine-6-phosphate deacetylase — MMYAFVNCDIFNGSEFIYNKALVIDGEKIHGLIPEEELDKSIEIINLNGKTISPGFIDLQVNGGNGILFNDEPTIEAVKKIYDGHKKFGTTDFLPTFITGSLKGMKQAVESINKCLSLNLDGVLGIHFEGPFLNQAKAGVHEKKYIRESNVDDIEAISKISNGITMLTLAPEVVPSELILSLQKKGIFISIGHTNATYEEAMNAFSSGASCSTHLYNAMTSLESRAPGVVGASLDNDKAWTNIIVDGIHSSYASVRVAMKAKAKRKLFLVTDAMPPVGGEGDDFRIGDYNISVKNGKCVTMGDTLAGSSLDMASAVRNCIQHVGIDKGEALRMASTYPAEFIKLDNRIGHIKSGYDANLAIFNNQIQVSAVVVKGKYELFT; from the coding sequence ATGATGTATGCATTTGTAAATTGTGATATTTTTAACGGTAGTGAATTTATTTATAATAAAGCTTTAGTTATTGATGGAGAGAAAATCCATGGATTAATCCCTGAAGAGGAATTGGATAAATCAATTGAAATTATTAATTTAAATGGAAAAACAATATCCCCAGGTTTTATTGATTTACAAGTAAACGGTGGAAATGGAATTTTATTTAATGATGAGCCTACTATAGAGGCAGTTAAAAAAATATACGATGGACATAAAAAATTTGGTACAACGGATTTCTTACCAACATTTATTACAGGTTCATTAAAGGGCATGAAACAAGCTGTTGAATCTATTAATAAGTGCCTAAGTCTTAACTTAGATGGAGTATTAGGAATACATTTTGAAGGTCCATTTCTTAATCAAGCAAAAGCTGGTGTTCATGAAAAAAAATATATACGTGAAAGTAATGTTGATGATATAGAAGCGATATCTAAAATTAGTAATGGAATTACTATGCTAACTCTTGCTCCAGAAGTTGTACCAAGTGAATTAATATTAAGTTTACAAAAAAAAGGAATATTTATTTCAATAGGGCATACAAATGCAACATATGAAGAAGCTATGAATGCTTTTTCTTCTGGTGCTTCATGTTCTACACATTTATATAATGCTATGACTTCATTAGAATCAAGAGCACCAGGTGTTGTTGGTGCTTCACTAGATAATGATAAAGCATGGACAAATATTATTGTTGATGGTATTCATTCTAGTTATGCTTCTGTACGAGTCGCTATGAAAGCGAAAGCAAAACGAAAACTTTTTTTAGTTACTGATGCTATGCCTCCCGTGGGAGGAGAAGGTGACGATTTTAGAATAGGTGATTACAATATTTCTGTTAAGAATGGTAAATGTGTTACAATGGGTGATACCCTCGCTGGGTCTTCATTAGATATGGCATCTGCCGTTAGAAACTGTATACAGCATGTTGGTATTGATAAAGGAGAAGCATTAAGAATGGCTTCTACTTATCCGGCTGAATTTATTAAATTAGATAACCGTATAGGTCATATTAAAAGCGGATATGATGCTAATCTTGCGATATTTAATAATCAAATCCAAGTTTCAGCAGTTGTGGTAAAAGGCAAATATGAACTATTTACATAA
- a CDS encoding phosphosulfolactate synthase yields the protein MNIYLESRFKKPRVEGLNMIIDTGYSTSYFKDLIESFNEHIDFVKFGWGTCLVSPNIDKKIEILKLFNIDYFFGGTLFEYFYSKNQLNEFVNYCNIKNCKYIEVSNGTIDLSNTEKASIVSDLKNEFNVFSEVGYKDNLRSTRFDAEQWINYIKQDIDAGATKVIIETRESGKGGICNTDGSIKEDVFEKILASDIDLDKIIFEAPTKFLQQYFINNTHTNVNLGNIDFNDIISLETLRHGLRSDTFFK from the coding sequence TTGAATATATATTTAGAAAGCCGTTTTAAAAAGCCAAGAGTTGAGGGCTTAAATATGATTATTGACACGGGCTATTCTACTAGTTATTTTAAAGACTTAATTGAATCGTTTAATGAGCATATAGATTTTGTAAAATTTGGATGGGGCACCTGTTTGGTTTCTCCAAATATTGATAAAAAGATTGAAATTTTGAAGCTTTTCAATATAGACTATTTTTTTGGGGGAACACTATTTGAATATTTTTATAGTAAAAATCAATTAAATGAATTTGTCAATTATTGCAATATAAAAAATTGCAAATATATAGAAGTTTCAAATGGTACTATTGACTTATCAAACACTGAGAAGGCCAGTATTGTTTCAGATTTAAAAAATGAATTTAATGTTTTTAGCGAGGTTGGATATAAAGACAATTTACGTTCAACAAGGTTTGATGCTGAGCAATGGATTAATTATATTAAGCAAGATATTGATGCAGGTGCAACTAAAGTTATAATCGAGACAAGAGAAAGTGGTAAAGGTGGTATTTGTAACACTGATGGTAGTATAAAAGAAGATGTTTTTGAAAAAATACTTGCTTCTGACATAGATTTAGATAAAATTATTTTTGAAGCACCTACTAAATTTTTACAACAATACTTTATTAATAATACACACACTAATGTGAATTTAGGGAACATAGATTTTAATGATATTATATCATTGGAGACCCTAAGACATGGTTTAAGATCAGATACATTTTTTAAATAA
- a CDS encoding acyl carrier protein, translated as MNSDLILNKIIQEVSLLSKKDVINYNQEIFGKDGLLDSLNVLHIMLFIEREFNIQINPENVTLDNFGTINKIYDLIKLYE; from the coding sequence ATGAATAGCGATTTAATTTTAAACAAAATTATACAAGAAGTTTCTTTATTATCAAAGAAAGATGTAATTAATTATAACCAAGAAATTTTTGGGAAAGATGGACTTCTTGATTCATTGAATGTCTTGCATATAATGCTATTTATAGAAAGAGAATTTAATATCCAAATTAATCCTGAAAATGTTACTCTTGATAACTTTGGGACAATTAATAAAATTTATGATCTAATTAAACTATATGAATAA
- a CDS encoding type II toxin-antitoxin system Phd/YefM family antitoxin, which translates to MQAVNYTNARNNLKTLIDDACDNDEEIIITTKNDKSVVLISLDEYNRTHAALKREVQESIEEIQRGDIISIEEAFDKVLAKYEN; encoded by the coding sequence ATGCAAGCTGTAAACTATACAAATGCCCGTAACAATCTCAAGACTCTGATTGATGATGCATGTGATAATGATGAAGAAATTATCATAACCACTAAAAATGATAAAAGTGTTGTATTAATTTCACTTGATGAATATAATAGAACTCATGCTGCTTTGAAACGTGAAGTACAAGAGTCAATAGAAGAAATCCAAAGAGGTGATATTATCAGTATTGAAGAAGCTTTTGATAAGGTTTTAGCTAAATATGAAAATTAA
- a CDS encoding 2-phosphosulfolactate phosphatase, whose translation MKVNIIIDVLRAFTVSHIAFIKGVERIYLVANKSLAFGMKEKNPEYILCGEEHGLLIHGFDLDNSPTNIISKELSGEILVQKTTNGTKVTLDNLDADRIFVTGYSNSKTLVKYLHTININYLNIIPSRQKDDDLAVKDYIERLYKHKSLSTIDIIQRITDSDIAMKFFNDKRFNPKDIVYSTTNFDTNFIMEIKSDERNNVYIQKITMKDYY comes from the coding sequence ATGAAAGTAAATATAATAATTGACGTTTTACGTGCATTTACTGTTTCGCATATTGCTTTTATTAAAGGTGTTGAGCGCATATATTTAGTAGCAAACAAATCTTTAGCATTTGGAATGAAAGAGAAAAATCCAGAATATATTTTATGTGGTGAAGAACATGGATTACTTATTCATGGATTTGACTTAGATAATTCCCCTACAAATATAATTTCTAAAGAATTATCTGGTGAAATATTAGTTCAAAAAACAACAAATGGTACAAAAGTAACATTAGATAATTTAGATGCAGATAGAATATTTGTAACAGGATATAGTAATAGTAAAACATTAGTAAAATACTTACATACTATAAATATAAACTACCTAAATATTATACCTTCTCGTCAAAAGGATGATGACTTAGCAGTTAAAGATTATATTGAAAGATTATATAAACATAAGAGTTTATCAACCATAGATATTATTCAACGTATTACAGATAGCGATATAGCTATGAAGTTCTTCAATGATAAACGATTTAATCCCAAAGACATTGTTTATTCAACAACTAATTTTGATACAAATTTTATAATGGAAATCAAATCCGATGAAAGAAACAATGTATATATACAAAAAATTACTATGAAGGACTATTATTGA
- a CDS encoding type II toxin-antitoxin system RelE/ParE family toxin, which translates to MKINFSQKAYQRLEALAEYIYQQSESKKTTVVYVKKLRQYITQTLSHFPQAGRPSEELAPNTRKLVYQGFSIIYRISDEGIEILTIYRENLY; encoded by the coding sequence ATGAAAATTAATTTTTCTCAAAAAGCATATCAAAGGCTTGAAGCATTAGCAGAATATATCTATCAACAAAGTGAATCAAAAAAAACGACTGTTGTTTATGTAAAAAAATTGCGTCAATATATTACCCAGACTCTTAGTCATTTTCCCCAAGCAGGTAGACCTAGTGAGGAATTAGCACCAAATACTAGGAAACTAGTGTATCAAGGTTTTAGTATTATATACCGTATCTCAGATGAGGGTATAGAAATCCTCACAATTTATCGTGAAAATCTTTATTGA
- a CDS encoding AMP-binding protein → MNNNTLQYLLFFSSSSLLISYNGESISQIEFREKVLFYAEEFKQYDFLDDFILIYDENPIHFYILLFALWVSDKKVIFPTKDLLLDKELISFYKYSCLLENNQIIIKENKNFCKLENAIGDTVLFSSGSTGKPKGILHKKENFIKNAYSVFEKISQSNYTSISYLKPYLVSALSHFLVHFISNSQLIFDDYKNTSNIDKYIQKHPDLSIVGSPMHLITAFGSINNDKYKPRLFFSSGDILNDLIIDKIINKYIDIIVFNVYGLAELGGRLFVNRIDGTTPINNRKQIGESISGSNVKIENDTIVVKADFLFYGYIIDNKFIVNNEWFNTKDTILLDNYHTVLAGRTNDEIKVGGNKVALKYLENKISGILNIEFLVITSKRHALFGNLIVLVIKGDSNLSRRNILIKLNASLEQYEIPHEIYTIEEIPFTQTMKIDRKSITESLSNLKQLTST, encoded by the coding sequence ATGAATAATAATACTTTACAATATTTACTATTTTTTTCCTCATCAAGTCTATTAATTTCTTATAATGGAGAATCTATTTCTCAAATTGAGTTTCGTGAAAAAGTTTTATTCTATGCTGAGGAATTTAAGCAATATGATTTTTTAGATGATTTTATTCTTATATATGATGAGAATCCTATACACTTCTATATACTCCTTTTTGCATTATGGGTTAGTGATAAAAAAGTGATTTTTCCAACAAAAGACTTACTTTTAGATAAAGAACTTATCTCTTTTTATAAGTATTCATGTTTATTGGAGAATAATCAAATCATTATTAAAGAAAATAAAAACTTTTGTAAATTAGAAAATGCTATTGGTGACACGGTATTATTTTCATCTGGTAGCACTGGTAAACCAAAAGGTATACTTCATAAGAAAGAGAATTTTATCAAAAATGCCTATAGTGTTTTTGAAAAAATTTCACAATCAAACTATACATCTATAAGCTATTTAAAGCCATATTTGGTGAGTGCATTAAGTCATTTCCTAGTACATTTTATATCAAATTCTCAACTTATTTTTGATGACTATAAAAATACTTCCAATATTGATAAGTATATTCAAAAACATCCTGATCTTTCAATTGTTGGGTCTCCCATGCATTTGATTACAGCTTTTGGTTCTATTAATAATGATAAATATAAGCCGAGACTTTTTTTTTCATCAGGGGATATACTAAATGATCTCATAATAGATAAAATTATAAATAAATACATTGACATTATAGTATTTAATGTCTATGGCTTAGCAGAGCTAGGAGGACGTCTTTTTGTCAATAGAATAGATGGAACCACACCTATAAACAATAGAAAACAAATTGGTGAAAGCATATCTGGCTCTAATGTAAAGATAGAAAATGACACTATTGTTGTTAAAGCAGATTTTTTATTTTATGGATATATTATTGATAATAAATTTATAGTGAATAATGAATGGTTTAATACAAAAGATACTATTTTATTAGATAATTACCATACAGTATTGGCAGGAAGAACAAACGATGAGATTAAGGTTGGTGGTAATAAAGTTGCACTAAAATATCTTGAAAACAAAATATCAGGTATCTTAAATATTGAATTTTTAGTTATAACCTCTAAAAGGCATGCACTATTTGGAAATTTAATTGTATTAGTAATAAAAGGGGATTCCAATCTTTCACGAAGAAATATCCTAATAAAACTTAATGCATCACTTGAGCAATACGAGATTCCTCATGAAATTTATACCATAGAGGAGATACCTTTCACTCAAACTATGAAGATTGATAGAAAGTCAATCACAGAATCTCTCTCTAATTTAAAACAGCTCACCTCTACTTAG
- a CDS encoding recombinase family protein: MYVRYARVSTLSQNLENQIDLLKDAGCKKIFSEKRFGKNKANREQFNIMMDFVREGIEAAKKKEFNLEEKLF, from the coding sequence ATGTATGTAAGATATGCAAGAGTTTCAACTTTAAGCCAAAATCTTGAGAATCAAATAGACCTACTTAAAGATGCCGGCTGTAAAAAGATCTTCTCAGAAAAAAGATTTGGTAAAAATAAAGCTAATCGTGAACAGTTTAATATTATGATGGACTTCGTTCGAGAAGGAATTGAAGCTGCAAAGAAAAAGGAGTTCAATTTGGAAGAAAAGCTATTCTAA
- a CDS encoding DegT/DnrJ/EryC1/StrS family aminotransferase codes for MKSIYVNSPYLPDQKKYMKYIDKIYNSKHLTNNGPLVQELEKRLAEYLGVKSIILVANGTLALQIAYKALGLEGEAITTPFSFVATTNSLKWEHITPKFSDINHKSLNLDPTNIEHLITKSTSAIVPVHIFGNPCEVESIEKIAKQYNLKTIYDGAHAFGVNYKDKSILTHGDISTLSFHATKVFHTIEGGAIIVNENKQLELQIREIINFGLDGNGNHSNIGINAKMNEFEAAMGLCVLDEIDTIISKKEMAYNYYYENLKDYVVFQEKNKNSTKNYSFCSILFENEKYVIEVMKKLTEKSIYPKRYFYPSLNTLKFNNTNQICDISEDISTRILCLPMGDDLDIGSMNKVIDTIISTIK; via the coding sequence ATGAAATCAATTTATGTTAATTCTCCCTATTTACCTGATCAAAAAAAATATATGAAATATATTGATAAAATATATAATTCCAAGCACTTAACAAATAATGGTCCTTTGGTGCAGGAACTAGAAAAAAGATTGGCAGAATATCTTGGTGTAAAAAGTATAATTCTTGTTGCGAACGGGACTTTGGCTTTACAAATTGCATACAAGGCCTTAGGATTGGAAGGTGAAGCAATAACAACTCCTTTTAGTTTTGTTGCTACAACTAATTCTTTAAAGTGGGAGCATATTACTCCAAAGTTTTCTGATATAAATCATAAATCACTAAACTTGGATCCAACAAATATTGAACATCTTATTACAAAGAGTACTTCAGCAATTGTACCAGTTCATATTTTTGGTAATCCTTGTGAAGTTGAGTCAATTGAAAAGATTGCTAAACAGTACAATTTAAAAACTATTTATGATGGAGCACATGCATTTGGAGTTAACTACAAAGACAAAAGTATACTTACACATGGCGATATTTCTACTCTTAGTTTCCATGCTACCAAAGTGTTTCATACTATTGAAGGTGGTGCAATAATAGTTAATGAGAATAAACAGCTAGAATTACAAATAAGAGAAATAATTAATTTTGGACTAGACGGTAATGGAAATCATTCAAATATTGGTATTAATGCAAAAATGAATGAATTTGAAGCAGCTATGGGCCTATGTGTACTCGATGAGATTGACACTATCATTTCTAAAAAAGAAATGGCATATAATTACTACTATGAAAACTTAAAAGATTATGTTGTTTTTCAAGAAAAAAATAAAAATTCAACTAAAAATTATAGTTTTTGTTCAATATTATTTGAAAATGAAAAATATGTAATTGAAGTAATGAAGAAGTTAACAGAAAAATCAATATATCCTAAGCGATACTTTTACCCATCACTTAATACATTGAAATTTAATAATACAAATCAAATTTGTGATATATCTGAGGATATATCAACTAGAATACTTTGTTTACCTATGGGAGATGATTTAGATATTGGCAGTATGAATAAAGTTATTGATACTATAATAAGTACTATAAAATAA
- a CDS encoding carbamoyltransferase family protein, translating into MIKIGIHNTGNFASAALFKDGEIIYACANERLTRNKYDSSFPFAVIEKGLTEIGMTYNDIDEIVLSWNSYINASNRFKRFSNSVNHPMERLHNSINAILPNLNIKHIDVSHQKIYYDNKSITFSFVNHHYSHIGMAYNTSPFESASVFISDGFGEETSSLLAVAKGNEIKILKEHNFPHSLGMFYGTLTEYCGFKSEKDEWKIMGASAYGNPERFYSKLSKLIHVENGNLELDLNYFDFYSFNSKGMFSNKLIELLEDDIKDNNPNQKMYDIASATQLIYEESSIKLINWLHSKSEEKSNLCLGGGTAMNSLFNGKVTSKTKFKNVFISFSPDDTGNAIGSVLYKDRIKKPYLESFLGSEYSNNDIKVYLNKYKLKSHYFERNELNLQIAKSIFEGKIVGWFQGRMEYGQRALGNRSILANPCDPEMKNKLNKIIKYRESFRPFAPAIIDEYGEEYFENYTYTPYMEKILKFKDAVINRIPAVVHDDNTGRLQSVSENDNFEFYQLIQSFYKISGIPILINTSFNVSGEPIVSSPEDAIKTFYTSGLDILVLNNYVIFKEDI; encoded by the coding sequence ATGATTAAAATTGGGATTCACAATACTGGAAATTTTGCTAGTGCAGCATTATTTAAAGATGGTGAAATAATTTATGCTTGTGCTAATGAAAGGCTTACACGAAACAAATATGATAGTTCTTTTCCTTTTGCTGTTATCGAAAAGGGCTTAACTGAAATTGGAATGACTTACAATGATATAGATGAGATTGTGCTTTCTTGGAATTCATACATTAATGCATCAAACAGATTTAAACGTTTTAGTAATTCAGTAAACCACCCAATGGAAAGGCTTCATAATTCAATTAATGCAATATTACCAAATTTAAATATTAAGCATATTGATGTATCTCATCAAAAAATATATTATGATAACAAATCAATTACTTTTAGTTTTGTAAATCACCATTATTCTCATATTGGAATGGCATATAACACTTCGCCGTTTGAGAGTGCTAGTGTATTCATTTCTGATGGATTTGGTGAAGAAACGAGTTCTCTGTTGGCAGTTGCTAAAGGTAATGAAATTAAGATACTTAAAGAGCATAATTTCCCACACTCTCTAGGTATGTTTTATGGTACATTAACAGAATATTGTGGCTTTAAAAGTGAAAAGGATGAATGGAAAATAATGGGTGCTTCAGCATATGGAAATCCTGAGCGCTTTTATAGTAAGTTAAGTAAATTGATACATGTTGAAAATGGTAATTTAGAATTAGATTTAAACTATTTTGACTTTTATAGTTTCAACTCGAAAGGGATGTTTAGCAATAAACTTATAGAATTACTAGAGGATGATATAAAAGATAATAATCCCAATCAAAAAATGTATGATATCGCTTCAGCTACACAATTAATTTATGAAGAATCATCTATAAAATTAATAAATTGGCTACATAGTAAATCAGAAGAAAAATCCAATCTATGTCTTGGCGGTGGTACCGCAATGAATAGCTTATTTAATGGAAAAGTAACTTCTAAAACAAAATTTAAAAATGTTTTTATATCTTTCTCTCCCGATGATACAGGTAATGCAATAGGCTCTGTCTTATATAAAGACAGAATAAAAAAACCTTATTTAGAATCTTTTTTAGGTTCAGAATATTCAAATAATGATATTAAAGTATATTTAAACAAATACAAATTAAAGTCACACTATTTCGAAAGAAATGAACTTAATTTACAAATTGCAAAAAGTATATTTGAAGGTAAAATAGTAGGCTGGTTTCAAGGTCGAATGGAATATGGTCAAAGAGCATTAGGAAATAGAAGTATTTTAGCAAATCCATGTGATCCAGAAATGAAAAATAAATTAAATAAGATCATTAAATATCGAGAGTCATTTAGACCTTTTGCCCCAGCAATTATTGATGAATATGGAGAAGAGTATTTTGAAAATTACACTTATACACCATATATGGAAAAAATACTTAAATTTAAAGATGCGGTAATCAATAGAATACCTGCTGTTGTACATGACGACAATACTGGTAGATTGCAGAGTGTTAGCGAAAATGATAATTTTGAGTTTTATCAGCTTATTCAATCTTTTTATAAAATTTCGGGTATTCCAATTTTAATAAATACCTCTTTTAATGTATCAGGAGAACCAATTGTTTCATCTCCTGAAGATGCAATTAAAACATTTTATACAAGTGGTTTAGATATTTTAGTTTTAAATAACTATGTAATTTTTAAAGAGGATATTTAA